In Streptomyces sp. RFCAC02, the following proteins share a genomic window:
- a CDS encoding LamG domain-containing protein yields the protein MAAGEDEALAQAEESGERVEVAALTTETSQTFAEPDGTLTTMESLRPVRVRDSAGEWVDADPTLRVSPDGGLEPVAASVDTVVSAGGDQPMVTLTGVGGRELVVDWPGELPAPEVSGNVATYRDVLPDVDLQVRVEVDNVSHILVVKTPEAAADPALDTLILPISGSGLSLQDDGDGGITAVDEGAGGVVFTAAQPMMWDSTGTAAAARSATDAEPTDGPGDAARLAAVQVDISSSGDEVVLTPDQDLLQDSATTYPVYIDPQWYTARDAEWGMVSSYHPNSSFFKFSGTEGVGMCPYDYDYGDCNYEDVKRLFYQFPTSRFAGKSIVSAEFVVRNTFSFNCTPQEVQLWRTRDVSAGTTWNKQLADGYWIDRLHTKDEAHGWGSDCPAGDIEFWAGRAVADAAEAGWSSITLGLRATVESGYTAWKRFDDTAYLRVNYNRPPAQPRIADITMSPGGACVTGPNATSVTAIPRTYVEASDPDGDDIALQYRVAEWVDGAARVLFTSGLSAAKASGSTFTYDLPSWLPANTLLHWGVRAWDGAAWGPWSFDGAATACHFRYDPSAPAGPAIDSPQYPESDPSDPLDPWMNGVGRYGTFSIDSASSDVVKYTYGINANPSTARTITTSGGAARQIDFMPTRVGVNFITAQAYDAAGNISSVTTYRFRVRTGQPERAAFSMDESVGAEETVATGGTYEAALNGGAHAGGAGVAGTGLSLDGIDDHARTAGGVVDTTAGFTVSLWARLPEDKEERAMVAVSQTGVHQSAFELYHSSALGGWVFYRDTVDEVSAPDPVRATQPACPEGDTACAESRLGEWIHVVGTMDHGQDEMRLYINGEHVATATYSADWDSRASFLIGASANEGVPSNHFAGDLDDVHVWDIPLKEDAVAALYTDGTVAAGRPMKSAWALDEAADTAVVTGHGESVSAALHGDATLGATGADGTGLHLGGSDGYALVPRPLVNSYYSFSVSLWAQLPDEPDRPMTVIDQEATNNTAFAIRHSPSEGGWVFSRATANTADATTVQVSQNACTSTACSGAGEWSHVVAVYDHVAHTLTLYVNGERTDSVPYTYNWTPNGPLYIGAAEEDGALGSFFEGDIDEVRLYDRVVSADEVQELFLRIPTLAGRWRLDGATGSPLVTPEAAGVGPDASLSGDATFTTGIIGGNQALSLDGVGDYASTATAPFDSSESWSVTAWVTAPGRPQRNATVLSLAGERESAFTLRYAPDPADPEFSGRWQLEVADEDTSAVAHQVAEHGNYQLNTSWNHLAVVYDAFADRMSLYVDGELSQVVCADDAAADCTDIVSWRSSVLPFEADGGLQIGRTRAGGTWGEYWSGAIDDVWAFQGVLNQAQVSALANRTRDQDINTP from the coding sequence GTGGCCGCCGGTGAGGACGAGGCCCTCGCCCAGGCCGAGGAGTCGGGCGAACGGGTCGAGGTGGCCGCGCTCACCACCGAGACGAGCCAGACCTTCGCGGAACCGGACGGGACGCTGACCACGATGGAGAGCCTCCGTCCCGTCCGGGTGCGCGACAGCGCAGGCGAGTGGGTGGATGCGGATCCCACCCTGCGCGTGTCGCCCGACGGCGGACTCGAACCGGTGGCGGCGAGCGTGGACACGGTCGTCTCCGCGGGAGGCGATCAGCCGATGGTCACGCTGACCGGCGTCGGGGGCCGGGAACTGGTGGTCGACTGGCCCGGCGAGCTTCCCGCTCCCGAGGTCTCCGGGAACGTGGCGACCTACCGCGATGTGCTGCCGGATGTCGATCTGCAAGTACGCGTGGAGGTGGACAACGTCTCCCACATCCTCGTGGTGAAGACGCCCGAGGCCGCTGCCGACCCTGCTCTGGACACTCTGATCCTGCCCATCAGCGGCAGCGGGCTGTCCCTGCAGGACGACGGAGACGGCGGCATCACAGCTGTCGACGAAGGCGCCGGCGGAGTCGTGTTCACGGCGGCGCAGCCCATGATGTGGGACTCCACCGGAACAGCGGCCGCCGCACGCAGCGCCACCGACGCCGAGCCGACGGACGGCCCGGGTGACGCCGCACGGCTCGCTGCCGTACAGGTCGACATCTCCTCCTCGGGCGACGAGGTGGTCCTCACGCCCGACCAGGACCTGCTGCAGGACTCAGCAACGACGTACCCGGTCTACATCGATCCGCAGTGGTACACGGCTCGGGACGCCGAATGGGGAATGGTGTCCAGTTATCACCCGAATTCCTCCTTCTTCAAGTTCTCCGGGACCGAGGGCGTGGGGATGTGCCCCTACGACTATGACTACGGCGACTGCAACTACGAGGACGTGAAGCGACTTTTCTACCAATTCCCGACATCGCGCTTCGCCGGCAAATCCATCGTGAGCGCTGAATTCGTCGTCCGGAACACCTTCTCGTTCAATTGCACGCCGCAGGAGGTGCAGCTGTGGCGCACCCGTGATGTGAGCGCGGGCACGACATGGAACAAGCAGCTCGCCGACGGATACTGGATCGACCGGCTCCACACCAAGGACGAGGCGCACGGCTGGGGCTCGGACTGCCCGGCCGGTGACATCGAGTTCTGGGCAGGGCGCGCCGTCGCGGACGCCGCGGAGGCCGGCTGGTCGTCCATCACCCTGGGCCTGCGGGCGACGGTCGAGAGCGGCTACACGGCGTGGAAGCGGTTCGACGACACGGCCTACCTGCGCGTGAACTACAACCGTCCGCCCGCGCAGCCGCGGATCGCCGACATCACGATGTCGCCCGGTGGCGCGTGCGTCACCGGTCCGAACGCCACTTCGGTGACCGCGATACCGCGCACCTATGTCGAGGCGAGCGACCCGGACGGGGACGACATCGCGCTGCAGTACCGGGTGGCGGAGTGGGTGGACGGAGCCGCGCGTGTGCTGTTCACGTCGGGGTTGTCGGCGGCGAAGGCGTCCGGATCCACCTTCACGTACGACCTTCCGAGCTGGCTGCCGGCCAACACGCTGCTCCACTGGGGCGTCAGAGCATGGGACGGCGCGGCGTGGGGACCATGGAGTTTCGACGGCGCCGCCACCGCCTGTCACTTCCGGTACGACCCCTCGGCCCCCGCCGGACCGGCGATCGATTCCCCCCAGTACCCGGAATCGGATCCATCGGACCCATTGGACCCCTGGATGAACGGGGTCGGCCGCTATGGGACGTTCAGTATCGACTCCGCCTCCTCCGATGTCGTCAAGTACACCTACGGCATCAACGCCAACCCGTCGACCGCACGGACCATCACGACCTCGGGCGGCGCCGCCCGTCAGATCGACTTCATGCCGACCCGGGTGGGCGTCAACTTCATCACCGCGCAGGCTTACGACGCGGCGGGGAACATCAGCTCCGTCACCACCTACCGCTTCCGTGTGAGGACGGGGCAGCCGGAACGGGCCGCGTTCTCCATGGACGAGAGCGTCGGCGCCGAGGAGACCGTCGCCACGGGAGGAACGTACGAGGCCGCGCTGAACGGCGGTGCGCACGCCGGTGGCGCCGGCGTCGCGGGGACCGGGCTGAGCCTCGACGGTATCGACGACCACGCACGGACGGCGGGCGGGGTCGTGGACACGACCGCCGGTTTCACCGTGTCCCTGTGGGCACGCCTCCCGGAGGACAAGGAGGAGCGCGCCATGGTCGCGGTGTCCCAGACGGGAGTGCACCAGTCGGCGTTCGAGCTCTACCACTCCTCGGCGCTCGGCGGCTGGGTGTTCTACCGGGACACGGTGGACGAGGTGTCCGCGCCGGACCCCGTCCGCGCGACACAACCGGCCTGCCCCGAGGGCGACACGGCCTGTGCGGAGAGCCGTCTGGGTGAGTGGATTCATGTGGTCGGCACGATGGACCACGGCCAGGACGAGATGCGGCTCTACATCAACGGCGAACACGTCGCGACGGCGACCTACAGCGCCGACTGGGACTCACGGGCCTCGTTCCTCATCGGTGCCTCGGCCAACGAGGGCGTTCCGAGCAACCACTTCGCGGGTGACCTGGACGACGTACATGTCTGGGACATCCCGCTGAAGGAGGACGCGGTCGCAGCCCTGTACACGGACGGCACCGTCGCCGCGGGGCGACCGATGAAGTCCGCATGGGCACTTGACGAGGCTGCCGACACTGCGGTGGTGACCGGGCACGGGGAGTCCGTGTCAGCCGCATTGCACGGCGACGCGACGCTCGGCGCGACCGGGGCGGACGGCACCGGCCTGCATCTCGGGGGGAGCGACGGCTACGCCCTCGTTCCACGGCCGCTCGTCAACAGCTACTACAGCTTCTCCGTCTCCTTGTGGGCGCAACTCCCCGACGAGCCGGACCGGCCGATGACCGTCATCGACCAGGAGGCGACGAACAACACGGCCTTCGCGATCCGTCACTCCCCGTCCGAAGGCGGCTGGGTCTTCTCACGGGCCACGGCCAACACCGCCGACGCCACGACCGTCCAAGTGAGTCAGAACGCCTGCACGAGCACAGCATGCTCCGGGGCGGGCGAGTGGTCGCATGTGGTGGCCGTCTACGACCACGTGGCGCACACGCTGACGCTCTACGTCAACGGTGAGCGGACCGACAGTGTGCCCTACACCTACAACTGGACGCCCAACGGTCCCCTGTACATAGGCGCGGCCGAGGAGGACGGTGCCCTGGGGTCCTTCTTCGAGGGAGACATCGACGAGGTCAGGCTCTACGACCGTGTCGTTTCGGCCGATGAGGTGCAGGAACTGTTCCTCAGGATCCCCACGCTCGCCGGACGCTGGCGCCTGGACGGCGCGACGGGAAGCCCTCTCGTCACCCCGGAGGCAGCCGGCGTCGGACCGGACGCCTCCCTCTCCGGCGACGCGACGTTCACCACCGGCATCATCGGCGGCAACCAGGCGCTGTCCCTGGACGGGGTCGGAGATTACGCGTCCACGGCCACCGCGCCCTTCGACTCTTCGGAAAGCTGGTCGGTGACGGCATGGGTGACCGCGCCTGGCCGCCCGCAACGGAACGCGACGGTCCTGTCTCTCGCCGGCGAACGGGAAAGCGCGTTCACGCTCCGTTATGCGCCGGATCCCGCTGACCCGGAGTTCTCCGGGCGCTGGCAACTGGAGGTCGCAGACGAGGACACGTCCGCGGTCGCCCACCAAGTGGCAGAGCACGGCAACTACCAGTTGAACACAAGCTGGAACCACCTTGCTGTCGTCTACGACGCGTTCGCCGACCGGATGTCTCTGTATGTGGACGGCGAACTGTCCCAGGTGGTCTGCGCCGACGATGCCGCAGCGGATTGCACCGACATCGTGTCCTGGCGCTCGTCCGTGCTGCCGTTCGAGGCAGACGGCGGCCTGCAGATCGGACGCACCCGTGCGGGCGGCACATGGGGAGAGTACTGGTCGGGTGCGATCGACGACGTATGGGCGTTCCAGGGCGTCCTGAATCAAGCGCAGGTGAGCGCGCTGGCCAACCGTACGAGGGACCAAGACATCAACACGCCCTGA
- a CDS encoding DUF1206 domain-containing protein — MGTAIGVRGRATARRAADSTAVDVAARWGLLARGVVYLLIGMLALRIAFGSGEQQADQGGALRELSEKPFGSFLIWAVAIGLAGMAVWRLSEALFGAAGPDGRKAGKRLLSGARFVFYAFVAWSVLLFAAGEKGSGSSDRKSQDVTARALDLPAGQWLVAAAGIGIAVAGVVIAVRACRRSFRKHLRDAHLPRRVRRLTDILGIGGGVARGAAFAVAGVCAVRAAVDHAPGETKGLDDTLRTFADTPAGPALLVVIAVGLAMFGVFSIALARWRAV, encoded by the coding sequence ATGGGTACAGCGATCGGAGTGCGCGGCCGTGCCACGGCCCGGCGTGCCGCGGACAGTACCGCGGTCGATGTCGCGGCCCGGTGGGGGCTGCTCGCGCGAGGCGTTGTCTATCTGCTGATCGGCATGCTCGCGCTGCGCATCGCGTTCGGATCCGGGGAGCAGCAGGCCGATCAGGGTGGCGCGCTGCGTGAGCTGTCGGAGAAGCCGTTCGGCAGCTTCCTCATCTGGGCGGTCGCGATCGGGCTGGCCGGGATGGCGGTGTGGCGGCTGTCGGAGGCGCTGTTCGGTGCGGCCGGGCCCGATGGGCGCAAGGCGGGCAAACGGCTCCTGTCCGGTGCCCGGTTCGTCTTCTACGCGTTCGTCGCGTGGTCGGTGCTGCTGTTCGCGGCGGGGGAGAAGGGGAGCGGCTCCAGTGACCGGAAGTCGCAGGACGTCACGGCCCGCGCGCTCGATCTCCCCGCCGGGCAGTGGCTGGTCGCCGCCGCCGGGATCGGCATCGCCGTCGCCGGTGTCGTGATCGCCGTGCGCGCCTGCCGCCGCTCCTTCCGCAAGCACCTGCGGGACGCCCACCTGCCGCGCCGGGTCCGGCGGCTCACCGACATCCTGGGCATCGGCGGGGGAGTGGCGCGCGGAGCGGCCTTCGCCGTGGCGGGCGTGTGCGCCGTGCGTGCCGCCGTGGACCACGCCCCCGGCGAGACGAAGGGCCTCGACGACACCCTGCGCACGTTCGCCGACACCCCGGCGGGACCCGCGCTGCTCGTGGTGATCGCCGTCGGGCTCGCCATGTTCGGCGTCTTCTCCATCGCCCTGGCCCGCTGGCGCGCCGTCTAG
- a CDS encoding DUF6596 domain-containing protein: MSDALGRAWTEERSRVVATLIRLTGDWDLAEECAQEAFARAVERWPLDGVPRRPGAWLTTTARNRAVDRLRRDATEAAGLRTLAVLTPGAEEPADGGEPWDGMPDDRLRLIFTCCHPALSREARVALTLRTVAGLSTATIARAFLVPEKTMGQRLFRAKSRIRHAGIPFRVPPAEALPERLGSVLAVLYLLLTEGYAATPGDGPERSGLADEAVTLARLLARLLPDEPETGGLLALALLHTARRAARFDGAGRFVPLERQDRALWDGERIVEGVAVLERALAQGRAGPYQVQAAIAACHATAARAEDTDWPQIALLYGELAALTPGPVVELNRAVAVAMADGPAAGLALLDPIVADGSLRGYHLLPATRADLLRRLGRRADAAAAYRDALVLATAPEDRDYLRARLAETTRAD, translated from the coding sequence GTGAGCGACGCCCTCGGCCGGGCCTGGACCGAGGAGCGGAGCCGGGTCGTCGCCACCCTGATCCGGCTCACCGGCGACTGGGACCTGGCCGAGGAGTGCGCACAGGAGGCGTTCGCGCGCGCCGTCGAGCGCTGGCCCCTGGACGGCGTGCCGCGCCGCCCCGGGGCCTGGCTCACCACGACGGCCCGCAACCGTGCCGTGGACCGCCTGCGCCGTGACGCGACGGAGGCGGCCGGCCTGCGGACGCTCGCCGTCCTGACGCCCGGGGCGGAGGAGCCGGCGGACGGCGGCGAACCGTGGGACGGCATGCCGGACGACCGGCTGCGCCTGATCTTCACCTGCTGCCACCCCGCGCTGTCGCGGGAGGCACGCGTGGCGCTCACGCTGCGCACCGTGGCGGGGCTGAGCACGGCGACGATCGCGCGGGCCTTCCTCGTGCCGGAGAAGACGATGGGCCAGCGGCTCTTCCGGGCGAAGAGCCGGATTCGGCACGCGGGCATCCCGTTCCGCGTACCGCCCGCCGAGGCGCTGCCGGAGCGCCTCGGCAGTGTGCTGGCCGTCCTGTACCTCCTCCTCACCGAGGGATACGCCGCCACGCCCGGCGACGGTCCGGAGCGGTCGGGGCTCGCGGACGAGGCCGTGACGCTCGCCCGCCTGCTGGCCAGGCTGCTGCCGGACGAACCGGAGACCGGTGGGCTGCTGGCCCTGGCCCTCCTGCACACCGCCCGGCGGGCGGCGCGGTTCGACGGGGCGGGCCGGTTCGTGCCACTGGAGCGCCAGGACCGCGCCCTGTGGGACGGGGAGCGCATCGTGGAAGGAGTGGCCGTCCTGGAGCGGGCACTCGCCCAGGGCCGCGCGGGCCCGTACCAGGTGCAGGCCGCCATCGCCGCCTGCCACGCCACCGCGGCGCGGGCCGAGGACACGGACTGGCCGCAGATCGCCCTGCTGTACGGCGAACTCGCCGCCCTGACGCCCGGCCCGGTCGTGGAGCTGAACCGCGCCGTGGCCGTCGCGATGGCGGACGGACCGGCAGCCGGCCTGGCCCTGCTCGACCCGATCGTCGCCGACGGGTCACTGCGCGGCTACCATCTGCTGCCGGCCACGCGCGCCGACCTGCTGCGCCGCCTCGGCAGGCGGGCCGACGCGGCGGCGGCGTACCGGGACGCGCTCGTCCTGGCGACGGCCCCGGAGGACCGCGACTACCTCCGTGCCCGCCTGGCGGAGACGACCCGAGCGGACTGA
- a CDS encoding YciI family protein: protein MKFLMMVCTDGGEVEAAPGELDPTAWVDEMERRGIRLAGDRLRPPSDATTVRVRDGSVLVTDGPFAETREQMGGFDIIECADLDEAIEVAAKHPMARAGMIEVRPFWTE, encoded by the coding sequence ATGAAGTTCCTGATGATGGTCTGCACGGACGGCGGCGAGGTCGAGGCCGCGCCCGGCGAGCTGGACCCGACGGCGTGGGTGGACGAGATGGAGCGGCGCGGCATCCGGCTCGCCGGGGACCGGCTGCGTCCGCCGTCCGACGCCACGACCGTCCGCGTCCGTGACGGCTCGGTCCTCGTCACGGACGGGCCGTTCGCCGAGACGCGGGAGCAGATGGGCGGCTTCGACATCATCGAGTGCGCCGACCTGGACGAGGCGATCGAGGTCGCCGCGAAGCATCCGATGGCCCGCGCCGGGATGATCGAGGTGCGGCCGTTCTGGACGGAGTGA
- a CDS encoding SRPBCC family protein yields the protein MHDNVPVTGAGVEVVLTAPLPRGHVWDLVTDLALIAACSPECHHAAWLTEGTPAARPGARFEGRNRYPDGTTASVICEVTEAEPGSVFAWMVLDPTGDPRRPASLWRYDLTPAATPGHTVVRHRFTHGPGDSGARDAARRDPAGFADRLAALRHNMARTLDAMITTAGSTAPAEETHA from the coding sequence ATGCACGACAACGTTCCGGTGACCGGAGCCGGGGTGGAGGTGGTCCTCACGGCACCGCTCCCCCGAGGTCACGTGTGGGACCTGGTGACCGACCTGGCGCTCATCGCCGCCTGCAGCCCGGAATGCCACCACGCCGCCTGGCTGACGGAGGGGACGCCCGCGGCACGGCCGGGTGCCCGTTTCGAGGGGCGCAACCGCTACCCGGACGGCACGACGGCCTCGGTGATCTGCGAGGTCACGGAAGCGGAGCCGGGCTCCGTGTTCGCCTGGATGGTGCTCGACCCCACGGGGGACCCGCGCCGCCCGGCCTCGCTGTGGCGTTACGATCTGACGCCGGCCGCCACCCCCGGGCACACCGTGGTACGGCACCGCTTCACCCACGGCCCCGGTGACAGCGGAGCGCGCGACGCGGCCCGCCGTGACCCGGCCGGGTTCGCCGACCGGCTGGCAGCCCTGCGCCACAACATGGCACGGACCCTGGACGCCATGATCACGACCGCGGGATCCACCGCGCCCGCCGAGGAGACGCACGCATGA
- a CDS encoding transglycosylase SLT domain-containing protein has product MAIVRNRQVCPNLERGASHDREHHPPQAHPRRRPDRRHRGRGRLPHPRHRPGRPERLPHRRARRGADHRHRLHPHRHHRHHHPAKPHTADTKTADTKTADTKTADSKTAEDTASSADVGTVGRGAHYTDDGTLVTIDRTDQPSPEPASQDDIEDWINEALDVMKKNDIPGTYDGIYSNLMRESSGDPLTINMWDTNAHENIPSKGLLQVIDPTFEQYHVDGTSENIYDPVANIAAACNYAADRYGSMDNVNSAY; this is encoded by the coding sequence ATGGCGATCGTCCGGAACCGCCAGGTATGTCCCAATCTGGAACGAGGTGCGTCCCATGACCGCGAACACCACCCCCCGCAAGCTCACCCTCGCCGGCGTCCTGACCGCCGGCACCGCGGCCGCGGCCGTCTCCCTCATCCCCGGCACCGCCCAGGCCGCCCAGAACGACTCCCCCACCGTCGAGCGCGTCGCGGAGCAGACCACCGCCACCGCCTTCACCCCCACCGACACCACCGACACCACCACCCCGCCAAGCCCCACACCGCCGACACCAAGACCGCCGACACCAAGACGGCCGACACCAAGACGGCCGACAGCAAGACCGCCGAGGACACCGCCTCCAGCGCGGACGTCGGCACCGTCGGCCGCGGCGCCCACTACACCGACGACGGCACCCTCGTCACCATCGACCGCACCGACCAGCCCTCCCCCGAGCCCGCCTCCCAGGACGACATCGAGGACTGGATCAACGAAGCCCTCGACGTCATGAAGAAGAACGACATCCCCGGCACCTACGACGGCATCTACAGCAACCTCATGCGCGAGTCCAGCGGCGACCCCCTCACCATCAACATGTGGGACACCAACGCCCACGAGAACATCCCCTCCAAGGGCCTCCTCCAGGTCATCGACCCCACCTTCGAGCAGTACCACGTCGACGGCACCAGCGAGAACATCTACGACCCCGTCGCCAACATCGCCGCCGCCTGCAACTACGCCGCCGACCGCTACGGCTCCATGGACAACGTCAACAGCGCGTACTGA
- a CDS encoding DJ-1/PfpI family protein, which produces MSDPRTRTIGIHLFPGVEELDAFAPWGVLSRWVRDFPGDGWEALTFSGDGAPVTCAGGLTVVPHAAADALPSLDVLLYPGGPGVEARIGDQEHLAWLRGVRESVSLLVGVCTGGLVLAAAGLLGGRPATTHWSSLGLLVRLDPTVEIRPGERFVDDGDLVTSAGVSAGLDMAVHLVARLASPERGREVRRSLQYDSAPPD; this is translated from the coding sequence ATGAGCGATCCGCGCACCCGGACCATCGGCATCCACCTGTTCCCGGGCGTCGAGGAGCTGGACGCCTTCGCCCCCTGGGGAGTCCTCTCCCGCTGGGTCCGCGACTTCCCCGGCGACGGCTGGGAGGCCCTCACGTTCTCCGGCGACGGCGCGCCCGTGACGTGCGCGGGCGGCCTCACGGTCGTCCCGCACGCCGCCGCCGACGCGCTCCCCTCCCTCGACGTCCTCCTTTATCCGGGCGGCCCCGGCGTCGAGGCGCGGATCGGTGACCAGGAGCATCTCGCGTGGCTCCGCGGCGTGCGCGAGTCCGTGTCGCTGCTGGTCGGTGTCTGCACCGGCGGGCTCGTCCTCGCCGCTGCCGGGCTGCTGGGCGGGCGGCCCGCGACGACGCACTGGTCGTCGCTCGGGCTGCTGGTGCGGCTCGATCCGACGGTGGAGATCCGTCCCGGCGAGCGGTTCGTGGACGACGGCGACCTCGTGACATCGGCCGGTGTCTCGGCCGGCCTCGACATGGCTGTCCATCTGGTGGCGCGCCTCGCCTCGCCGGAACGCGGGCGTGAGGTCCGGCGGAGCCTGCAGTACGACTCCGCGCCCCCGGATTGA
- a CDS encoding Clp protease N-terminal domain-containing protein yields MADSSTSRPSTPAPTTLATTVRLDDLIDAIKKVHPDVLDQLSDAVLAADHLGELSDHLIGHFVDQARRSGASWSDIGRSMGVTRQAAQKRFVPKESDEPGIDARDGFQRYTPRAKNVIIAAHNAAKEAGSPHIVPPHLVLGLLSEPAAFAARAIEAQGVTPAAVRDAATEALPAADPDAPDLIPYAADAQKVLKLTFREALRLGHNYIGTEHILLALLEWENGTGVLAGLGVEKAAAETFIAEALAAVIEQQREGA; encoded by the coding sequence ATGGCTGATTCCTCGACATCCCGTCCGTCCACTCCGGCGCCGACGACGCTCGCCACCACGGTCCGGCTCGACGACCTGATCGACGCGATCAAGAAGGTGCACCCCGACGTCCTCGACCAGCTCTCCGACGCGGTCCTCGCGGCCGACCACCTCGGAGAGCTGTCCGACCACCTGATCGGCCACTTCGTCGATCAGGCCCGCAGGTCGGGCGCCTCCTGGAGCGACATCGGCAGGAGCATGGGCGTCACCCGGCAGGCGGCGCAGAAGCGCTTCGTTCCCAAGGAGTCCGACGAGCCCGGCATCGACGCCCGTGACGGCTTCCAGCGCTACACCCCCCGCGCCAAGAACGTGATCATCGCGGCCCACAACGCGGCCAAGGAGGCCGGCAGCCCGCACATCGTGCCGCCCCACCTGGTGCTGGGCCTGCTCAGCGAGCCGGCCGCCTTCGCCGCCCGCGCCATCGAGGCCCAGGGCGTGACGCCGGCCGCCGTGCGGGACGCCGCGACCGAGGCCCTGCCCGCCGCCGACCCGGACGCCCCCGACCTCATCCCCTACGCCGCCGACGCCCAGAAGGTCCTGAAGCTGACCTTCAGGGAGGCCCTGCGCCTCGGCCACAACTACATCGGCACCGAGCACATCCTGCTCGCGCTCCTGGAGTGGGAGAACGGCACGGGCGTCCTCGCCGGTCTCGGGGTGGAGAAGGCGGCGGCCGAGACGTTCATCGCCGAGGCGCTGGCCGCTGTGATCGAGCAGCAGCGCGAAGGAGCCTGA